GGTGCCAGCGTATTGCGTTATTTTGCTGATCCCGGCGAGCAGGAAGATTTGGCCCATTAACAGGCGGCCGATGAAAGTGCTGATTTTGTCCATAATGATCTCCTTTGAGTTAAGTAATTCCTGACCAAAATGATTATGGCTATATTTTTTTAATAAAAAAGCGCAATTTTTAGACTAAAATGATCGAAATGTTAGATATATCCACAATGAAGATACCGCGGGTCACCCTTGAGCAGTGGCGGGTGCTACAGGCCGTGGTCGATTGCGGCGGGTTTGCGCAGGCGGCAGAGCGCTTGCACCGTAGCCAATCCTCGGTCAGTTACGCGGTAGCGCGGTTACAGGAGCAGATTGGGATGTCGCTGCTGGAGATCGAGGGACGCAAGGCGCAGTTGACGGCGGCGGGCGAGGCCCTGTTGCGCCGGTCGCGGCAACTGGTAAGCGATGCCCTGGAGTTGGAACAATTTGCCGCTGACCTCGAACAGGGCTGGGAGCCCGAGATACGGTTGCTGGTCGATGCGGCCTTTCCCAATGCGCAGTTGATGGCAGTGTTAAAGCGCTTTGTTCCGCTCAGCCGCGGAACACGGGTGCAGCTCAGCGAGGTTGTATTATCGGGGGCGGAAGAGGCGCTGCTGGAAGGCAAGGCCGATCTGGTGATTGGCGCCATCGTACCGCCTGGCTTTCTCGGCGAACCGTTACTGGATGTTGAATTTCTTGCGGTTGCACATCCCGCACATCCCTTGCATCAAATCGAGCCTCCCTTGCTAGAGCACGATCTGCGGCGCGAATTACAAGTCGTGATTCGCGATTCCGGATTACAGCGTAAGCGGGATGTTGGCTGGCTGGGCTCGGAATATCGTTGGACGGTGACCAATTTTGAAACAGCGCTCGATACGATATTTGCTGGGCTGGCATTTGGTTGGTTGCCGTGCAGTCGTATCCAGATGCCCCTGGAACAAGGGCTCATCAAGGCGCTGCCCTTGCGTGAAGGTCAGCGCCAACTCGTCAATTTGTATATGATTTTCGGGCAGCCTAATCGTGTCGGCCCGGCCACGGCCACGCTGGCGCGGTTGCTGCGCGAAGGCTGCGCAGGCGGCTGAGCTGGTAGGCGCCCGTTGCGCTATAATCCCAAAAATTACGGATAGGGGCAGGTGTATGGCTGACGATGAAATTCAGGTCATCAAGAAGCGCATTATCGAATTGAAGCTCGAGCACCGCGATCTCGATGATGTGATTCGGCATCTGATAGAACAGCCTACTGCTGATCAATTACAGATCACGCGCTTGAAAAAACGCAAACTGCTGCTCAAAGACACAATCCATAAATTGCAGAGCAGTTTAATCCCGGATATGCCCGCTTGATGAATAATAAAGACGATACTTCTGATCGCGACTGGAAGGCGGAACTGACCTCCGAGCAGTATTATGTGACGCGCCAGTGTGGTACCGAGCCACCATTCAGCGGTGAATATTACAATCACAAGGCGGAGGGCACTTACCGTTGCGTCTGTTGTGGTGCCCCGCTCTTTGCTTCAACCCAAAAATATGACTCCGGCAGTGGTTGGCCCAGTTTTTGGGCGCCCACGGATAAGTCGCGGGTGGAGGAGCGGCCAGATCTTTCTCACGGCATGAAGCGGACTGAAATCCGTTGTGCGGCCTGCGAGGCTCACTTGGGGCATGTTTTTAACGATGGCCCGGCGCCGACCGGGCAGCGTTACTGTGTTAACTCGCTGGCCCTGCGTTTTACTGATAAAGATCGGTAACTGCTTCAAAAGTCATTGTTTTCTCAAGAGTTGTACAGTTTTAATGCCGATCGGTCGATAACTTGCTTAATGGGGTTGTGGGTCGAATTGAGGCAATGATGAGTTTTTATGCCAATAACTGCGTAATTGGACGCGAACGTGCAGTCATCTGGCGGCTTCTGGCCGTTATCGGGTTGATTTTCGCGTTACCTCAGGCCCGCGCCATGACCTTTGTCCAGCCGACTGGGGATGTGGTTGGCGAGCCTCAGTTTGTCGTCGTCAAACAGGGGGAAAGCCTGGCAGCAATCGCACGTCGTTTTGATGTAGGT
The DNA window shown above is from Gammaproteobacteria bacterium and carries:
- a CDS encoding LysR family transcriptional regulator — protein: MKIPRVTLEQWRVLQAVVDCGGFAQAAERLHRSQSSVSYAVARLQEQIGMSLLEIEGRKAQLTAAGEALLRRSRQLVSDALELEQFAADLEQGWEPEIRLLVDAAFPNAQLMAVLKRFVPLSRGTRVQLSEVVLSGAEEALLEGKADLVIGAIVPPGFLGEPLLDVEFLAVAHPAHPLHQIEPPLLEHDLRRELQVVIRDSGLQRKRDVGWLGSEYRWTVTNFETALDTIFAGLAFGWLPCSRIQMPLEQGLIKALPLREGQRQLVNLYMIFGQPNRVGPATATLARLLREGCAGG
- the msrB gene encoding peptide-methionine (R)-S-oxide reductase MsrB gives rise to the protein MNNKDDTSDRDWKAELTSEQYYVTRQCGTEPPFSGEYYNHKAEGTYRCVCCGAPLFASTQKYDSGSGWPSFWAPTDKSRVEERPDLSHGMKRTEIRCAACEAHLGHVFNDGPAPTGQRYCVNSLALRFTDKDR
- a CDS encoding DUF465 domain-containing protein is translated as MADDEIQVIKKRIIELKLEHRDLDDVIRHLIEQPTADQLQITRLKKRKLLLKDTIHKLQSSLIPDMPA